A genomic window from Candidatus Kouleothrix ribensis includes:
- a CDS encoding DUF11 domain-containing protein, producing the protein MNQPVTKLGFLAIVLVLLAAATTTLPRAIAIPPAAVTGTPTEQPTRTPTNTPNNPIPTPTNTPRPSKPGLADPLITKAVNVAEARIGDEVTFTIKVTNKGDDFAEDVVVTDPLPDYLDVIEATTTRGNVSSSGRTVIVDIGRVAPGEEITIRIRVRVNERAQPPEGRNGVTLVTSSPSDDPRNNTSQVTFRIVGDATPTLTTLPATPQPTATAVPVPRRLPRTGGGDGSGGLVALATLAGLLGLGGSLLLRRRLRR; encoded by the coding sequence ATGAATCAACCGGTCACGAAACTCGGCTTCCTGGCAATTGTGCTCGTGCTGTTGGCCGCAGCGACCACTACGCTGCCGCGCGCAATCGCCATTCCGCCTGCAGCCGTCACAGGCACTCCCACCGAGCAGCCAACCCGCACACCAACGAACACGCCCAACAATCCGATTCCAACGCCTACCAACACGCCCAGGCCCAGCAAGCCGGGGCTGGCCGATCCGCTGATTACCAAGGCGGTGAATGTGGCCGAGGCGCGTATTGGCGACGAGGTTACATTTACGATCAAGGTGACGAATAAGGGCGACGACTTCGCCGAGGATGTGGTTGTCACCGACCCGCTGCCCGACTATCTCGATGTGATCGAGGCGACTACCACACGCGGGAATGTTTCGAGCAGCGGGCGCACCGTGATCGTCGATATTGGCCGGGTCGCGCCTGGCGAGGAGATCACCATTCGCATTCGCGTGCGCGTGAACGAGCGCGCGCAGCCGCCCGAGGGCCGCAATGGTGTGACGCTGGTCACCAGCAGCCCGAGCGACGACCCCAGGAACAATACCAGCCAGGTTACTTTCCGGATCGTGGGGGATGCCACGCCTACGCTTACCACTCTGCCGGCGACGCCGCAGCCTACTGCTACTGCTGTACCTGTGCCGCGCCGGCTACCGCGCACGGGTGGCGGCGACGGCAGTGGCGGCCTGGTTGCGCTGGCCACGCTGGCCGGGCTACTTGGCTTGGGCGGTAGCCTGCTGCTACGCCGCCGGCTGCGCCGGTAG
- a CDS encoding ABC transporter ATP-binding protein produces the protein MAILNTAPLIEAIGLQKSFGDTIAVKGIDLQVRPGEIFGFLGPNGAGKTTTIKMLIGLLRPSAGVARIGGHDIQREPIAAKSLIGYVPDQPYLPEKLTAREFLEFIAGLYQLDRAAARRRGDELLRLFGLADRSDDLVGGYSHGMRQKTALAGALLHNPQAFFLDEPTVGLDPRSARLIKDILREVAGRGTSVFLTTHILEIAERMCDRVAIISGGRLIATGTIDELRAGHSGESLEDIFLELTGGSEDAEIADALA, from the coding sequence ATGGCCATACTGAATACGGCGCCGCTGATCGAGGCGATCGGCCTGCAGAAAAGCTTCGGCGACACGATCGCGGTCAAAGGCATCGACCTGCAGGTGCGGCCGGGCGAAATCTTCGGCTTCCTCGGGCCAAATGGCGCCGGCAAAACCACCACGATCAAAATGCTGATCGGCCTGCTGCGCCCGTCGGCGGGCGTGGCGCGCATCGGCGGGCACGACATCCAGCGCGAACCGATCGCCGCAAAGTCGCTGATCGGCTATGTGCCCGACCAGCCGTACCTGCCCGAGAAGCTGACTGCGCGCGAGTTTCTTGAGTTCATCGCCGGGCTCTACCAGCTCGACCGGGCGGCGGCGCGGCGGCGCGGCGACGAACTGCTGCGCCTGTTCGGCCTGGCCGACCGCAGCGACGACCTGGTGGGTGGCTATTCGCACGGCATGCGGCAGAAGACCGCGCTGGCCGGCGCGCTGCTGCACAACCCACAGGCCTTCTTCCTCGACGAGCCGACCGTCGGGCTCGACCCGCGCAGCGCGCGCCTGATCAAAGACATCCTGCGCGAGGTGGCCGGGCGCGGCACCTCCGTCTTTCTAACCACCCACATCCTCGAGATCGCCGAGCGCATGTGCGACCGGGTGGCGATCATCAGCGGCGGCCGGCTGATCGCCACCGGCACGATCGACGAGCTGCGCGCCGGGCACAGCGGCGAGAGCCTCGAAGACATCTTCCTCGAGCTGACCGGCGGCTCGGAAGATGCCGAGATCGCCGACGCGCTGGCGTAG
- a CDS encoding GAF domain-containing protein gives MIGPKPSHTLLGGRLTRRWVALGYATFALSLLVLAAIQLANTLSQLYVACFLLVLVITAPLTGILLGHGRRQRNRPLVVALLLIEALAALGLIAVTGGAGSPMWVALLLVSTATPLLLRGRWAGALLLAVWLADGMFLINVPPPELIAVGLTWALRAAGVGLVGLVLYRAISLEEGVRVRSQRRERVLHEFLNVSNRLRVSSQPHQVLEQVASAVQASGNFDCVTLSLVDWRAGVVTVTVALGASGRLAAVEGLQLPWANFAALLHPGRRVGQGAYRADTLPFRSIRNQQHLVLPLNSQFDEVQGLLTVSAAGHQHEALEEALPLLELLANQAAAALDNNVLYSTMQQRVSEATATVERGREALARARDRAETLYRIVRTLAVTLDEREVLAQALELIAQATGAERGGIMLVEPTSGRLVFRTTLDHTRGVVSGSAAAAASVGLDRAQGLAGWVLANRQLVLIADTERESLWPPAEPGLAERAVLAAPLMLEDEPLGVLVLVHAAPDHFNAEHGQLALAAAGQVAVALSKAQLYRYVTEQSERLGMTVQQREEEISKTIAIVRSIADGVVVGDRLGRVRMVNPAAEAILGISATAVIGRQMSDLPGVPAELQQAQPDGVQQLQVGERSLHAHFAPVCSAAGEWLGGVVVYHDITREALADRLKSEFIATASHELRTPLTSIRGYVDLMLLGTLGSLSQAQNDFLKVVKNNVARLVELIDDLLDVSKVEAGELRMRREPVDLSEVLYEVGEALYTQFTERSISLAIDAQEGLPQIMADRQRLRQITVNLVGNACKYTPVGGHVDVSLRNGGNRLRVDVRDTGVGISPDAQRHIFTPFFRADNPLRDEVGGTGLGLSITKRLVELHGGEIWFETSEGKGTTFSFTLPLDANEWTPAEWLEHADAPAA, from the coding sequence GTGATCGGCCCCAAGCCATCTCATACGCTGCTAGGCGGCCGGCTGACCCGCCGCTGGGTGGCGCTGGGCTATGCCACGTTTGCGCTAAGCCTGCTGGTGCTGGCGGCCATCCAGCTCGCGAATACGCTCAGCCAGCTCTATGTGGCGTGCTTCCTGCTGGTGCTGGTGATCACCGCGCCGCTGACTGGGATCTTGCTCGGGCATGGCCGGCGCCAGCGCAACCGCCCGCTGGTGGTGGCGCTGCTGCTGATCGAGGCGCTGGCGGCGCTGGGCCTGATCGCTGTGACTGGCGGGGCCGGATCGCCGATGTGGGTAGCGCTGCTGCTGGTATCGACCGCTACGCCGCTGCTGCTGCGGGGCCGCTGGGCCGGCGCGCTGCTGTTGGCGGTGTGGCTGGCCGACGGCATGTTCCTGATCAATGTGCCGCCGCCCGAGCTGATCGCGGTAGGGCTGACGTGGGCGCTGCGCGCGGCTGGCGTGGGCCTGGTGGGCCTGGTGCTGTACCGCGCGATCTCGCTCGAAGAGGGCGTGCGCGTGCGCTCGCAGCGCCGCGAGCGTGTGCTGCACGAGTTTCTTAATGTGTCGAATCGCCTGCGCGTGAGCAGCCAGCCACACCAGGTGCTCGAGCAGGTGGCCTCGGCGGTGCAGGCCAGCGGCAACTTCGACTGCGTCACGCTCAGCCTGGTCGACTGGCGCGCCGGCGTGGTGACTGTGACGGTGGCGCTGGGTGCGAGCGGGCGGCTGGCGGCGGTCGAAGGGCTACAGCTGCCCTGGGCCAACTTCGCGGCGCTGCTACACCCCGGCCGGCGGGTTGGCCAGGGCGCCTACCGCGCCGACACGCTGCCGTTCCGGTCGATCCGCAACCAGCAGCACCTGGTGCTGCCGCTGAACAGCCAGTTCGACGAAGTGCAAGGCCTGCTGACGGTATCGGCGGCTGGCCATCAGCACGAGGCGCTTGAAGAGGCGCTGCCGCTGCTCGAGCTACTGGCAAACCAGGCCGCCGCCGCGCTCGACAACAATGTGCTGTACAGCACCATGCAGCAGCGTGTCAGCGAGGCCACTGCCACGGTCGAGCGCGGGCGTGAGGCATTGGCGCGCGCGCGCGACCGCGCCGAGACGCTGTACCGGATCGTGCGCACGCTGGCGGTGACGCTCGACGAGCGCGAGGTGCTGGCGCAGGCACTCGAGCTGATTGCGCAGGCCACCGGCGCCGAGCGCGGCGGGATCATGCTGGTCGAGCCGACCAGCGGGCGGCTGGTGTTCCGCACTACGCTCGACCATACCCGCGGGGTGGTGTCCGGCAGCGCAGCGGCGGCAGCCTCGGTTGGCCTCGATCGCGCGCAGGGGCTGGCCGGCTGGGTACTGGCCAACCGCCAGCTGGTGCTGATCGCCGACACCGAGCGCGAGTCGCTCTGGCCGCCGGCCGAGCCGGGCCTGGCCGAGCGCGCGGTGCTGGCCGCGCCGTTGATGCTCGAGGACGAGCCGTTGGGTGTGCTGGTGCTGGTGCATGCCGCACCCGATCACTTCAATGCCGAGCACGGCCAGCTGGCGCTGGCGGCGGCCGGCCAGGTTGCGGTGGCGCTCTCGAAGGCCCAGCTCTACCGCTATGTCACCGAGCAGAGCGAGCGGCTGGGCATGACGGTGCAGCAGCGCGAGGAAGAGATCAGCAAGACCATAGCGATCGTGCGATCAATCGCCGACGGCGTGGTGGTGGGCGACCGGCTCGGGCGCGTGCGGATGGTCAACCCGGCCGCCGAGGCGATCCTGGGTATCTCGGCCACAGCAGTGATCGGGCGGCAGATGAGCGACCTGCCTGGCGTGCCGGCCGAGCTACAGCAAGCCCAGCCCGACGGCGTACAGCAGCTCCAGGTTGGCGAGCGCTCGCTGCACGCGCACTTCGCGCCGGTATGCTCGGCGGCCGGCGAGTGGCTCGGCGGCGTGGTGGTATACCACGATATTACGCGCGAGGCGCTGGCCGACCGGCTCAAGAGCGAGTTTATCGCCACGGCCTCGCACGAGCTGCGCACGCCGCTCACGTCGATCCGCGGCTACGTCGACCTGATGCTGCTTGGCACGCTCGGGTCGCTCAGCCAGGCCCAGAACGACTTCCTGAAGGTTGTGAAAAACAATGTTGCCCGGCTGGTCGAGCTGATCGACGACCTGCTCGATGTCTCGAAGGTCGAGGCCGGCGAGTTACGGATGCGCCGCGAGCCGGTCGATCTCTCCGAGGTGCTCTACGAAGTTGGCGAGGCGCTCTACACCCAGTTCACCGAACGCTCGATCTCGCTGGCGATCGATGCGCAAGAGGGGCTGCCGCAGATCATGGCCGATCGCCAGCGCCTGCGGCAGATCACAGTTAACCTGGTGGGCAACGCCTGCAAATACACCCCCGTGGGCGGGCATGTCGACGTATCGCTGCGCAACGGCGGCAACCGCCTGCGTGTCGATGTGCGCGACACCGGCGTGGGCATCTCGCCCGACGCCCAGCGCCATATTTTCACCCCATTCTTCCGCGCCGACAACCCACTGCGCGACGAGGTCGGCGGCACCGGCCTGGGCCTGAGCATCACCAAGCGGCTGGTCGAGCTGCACGGCGGCGAGATCTGGTTCGAGACCAGCGAGGGCAAAGGCACAACCTTCTCGTTCACGCTGCCGCTCGATGCCAACGAGTGGACTCCGGCCGAGTGGCTCGAGCACGCCGACGCCCCAGCCGCATAG
- a CDS encoding O-antigen ligase family protein has translation MIGLTAVAVGLAGGAAVAFGPIWAGFAALAALALGYLILLYTGVGLAIVVLVATVLPFGTLPFKAVITPNFLELSLLSLLAVWLLRLLTHPDDSLELTRLGLPLIGFLGITLFSLILGSNASPDSLTLHNYFKFVLAALFFFSMANCVRTPAQARLALRLLLIGGGVAALIGLVLFVLPDQLALQILVALGRIGYPTSGRVLRYVADDPSGVERAIGFAVDPNSFGGMLALIGAFAITQAVAERPLLARGWAYALAGSLALATFLTQSRGALGGLVVGALYVAALRYRRLWWPVIGAAALVLTLFLGFGIGASFVTRVAEGVQFRDQANQMRLDEYQNAIEIIRRYPVFGIGFGSSGPDIDLGVGVSSIYLALAERVGLVGLLWFIGVIAAFFARSLPAMRAAFAQHDDERGAALLGLQAAIAAALAVGLLDHYFFNIEFSHMVALFWGVIGLALVLEAMCFAEQPATAAMERVL, from the coding sequence ATGATTGGCCTCACAGCAGTGGCGGTGGGGCTGGCCGGTGGGGCTGCCGTGGCGTTCGGCCCGATCTGGGCTGGCTTTGCGGCGCTGGCCGCACTGGCGCTCGGTTACCTGATCTTACTCTACACCGGCGTCGGCCTGGCGATCGTCGTGCTAGTTGCCACGGTGCTGCCGTTTGGAACCCTGCCATTCAAGGCGGTGATCACGCCGAACTTCCTCGAGCTGAGCCTGCTGAGCCTGCTGGCCGTCTGGCTGCTGCGCCTGCTGACCCACCCCGACGACTCGCTCGAACTGACGCGCCTGGGGCTACCGCTGATTGGCTTCCTGGGCATCACCCTGTTCTCGCTCATCCTGGGCTCGAATGCCAGCCCCGACTCGCTGACGCTGCATAATTATTTCAAGTTCGTGCTGGCCGCGCTGTTCTTCTTTAGCATGGCCAACTGCGTGCGCACCCCCGCCCAGGCGCGCCTGGCGCTGCGCCTGCTGCTGATCGGCGGCGGCGTGGCAGCGCTGATCGGGCTGGTGCTGTTTGTGCTGCCCGACCAGCTTGCGCTCCAGATCCTGGTGGCGCTCGGACGGATCGGCTACCCCACCAGCGGGCGCGTGCTACGCTATGTGGCCGACGACCCGAGCGGTGTCGAGCGCGCGATCGGCTTTGCGGTCGACCCAAATAGCTTTGGCGGGATGCTGGCGCTGATCGGCGCATTCGCGATCACCCAGGCAGTGGCCGAGCGGCCGCTGCTGGCGCGCGGCTGGGCCTATGCGCTGGCGGGATCGCTGGCGCTGGCAACCTTCCTGACGCAATCGCGCGGTGCCCTGGGTGGCCTGGTGGTCGGCGCGCTGTATGTGGCGGCGCTGCGCTACCGCAGGCTGTGGTGGCCGGTGATCGGCGCAGCCGCGCTAGTGCTGACGCTGTTCCTCGGCTTCGGCATCGGCGCGAGCTTTGTCACACGCGTGGCCGAAGGGGTGCAGTTTCGCGATCAGGCCAACCAGATGCGGCTCGACGAATACCAGAACGCGATCGAGATCATCCGGCGCTACCCGGTGTTTGGGATCGGTTTCGGCAGCAGCGGCCCGGATATCGACCTGGGCGTGGGCGTGTCGAGCATCTACCTGGCGCTGGCCGAGCGGGTCGGCCTGGTGGGGCTGCTCTGGTTTATCGGGGTGATCGCGGCGTTCTTCGCGCGCAGCCTGCCGGCCATGCGGGCGGCTTTCGCGCAGCACGACGACGAGCGCGGCGCGGCGCTGCTGGGCCTACAGGCCGCGATTGCAGCCGCGCTGGCGGTCGGCCTGCTCGATCACTACTTCTTCAACATCGAGTTTAGCCACATGGTCGCACTGTTCTGGGGTGTGATCGGGCTGGCGCTCGTGCTCGAGGCCATGTGCTTTGCCGAGCAGCCCGCCACCGCCGCAATGGAGCGTGTACTGTGA
- a CDS encoding ThuA domain-containing protein gives MSPIRVTVWNEYRHELDTSHPASTIYPEGIHGAIAAGLREQPGFAVRTATLDEPEHGLTEALLADTDVLLWWGHMAHDAVHDIIVDRVQARVLDGMGLIVLHSGHFSKIFKRLMGTSCDLKWREADDNERIWVLEPGHPIAAGLGETIELAEEEMYGERFDIPAPEELVFVSWFKGGEIFRSGCCYTRGRGKIFYFRPGHESYPTYFNPEIRRVIANATRWAAPTHGPRPVFGNAKPIQK, from the coding sequence ATGTCGCCGATCCGCGTCACAGTATGGAATGAATATCGCCACGAGCTCGACACCAGTCACCCGGCCAGCACGATCTACCCCGAGGGTATCCACGGCGCAATCGCCGCCGGCCTGCGCGAGCAGCCTGGCTTCGCGGTGCGCACCGCCACGCTCGACGAGCCAGAGCATGGCCTGACCGAGGCGCTGCTGGCCGATACCGACGTGCTGCTGTGGTGGGGCCACATGGCCCACGATGCTGTACACGACATAATTGTCGATCGGGTGCAGGCGCGCGTGCTCGATGGCATGGGCCTGATCGTGCTGCACTCGGGGCACTTCTCGAAGATCTTCAAGCGCCTGATGGGCACCAGCTGCGACCTGAAGTGGCGCGAGGCCGACGACAACGAGCGCATCTGGGTGCTCGAGCCGGGCCACCCGATCGCCGCCGGCCTGGGCGAAACGATCGAGCTGGCCGAAGAGGAGATGTACGGCGAGCGTTTCGATATCCCTGCACCCGAGGAACTGGTGTTCGTCAGCTGGTTCAAGGGCGGCGAGATCTTCCGTAGTGGCTGCTGCTACACGCGTGGTCGTGGCAAGATCTTCTACTTCCGCCCCGGCCACGAGAGCTACCCGACCTACTTCAACCCCGAGATCCGCCGGGTGATCGCCAATGCCACGCGCTGGGCCGCGCCAACCCATGGGCCTAGGCCGGTGTTCGGCAACGCTAAGCCGATCCAGAAGTAG
- a CDS encoding GNAT family N-acetyltransferase, translating to MLQIERIAPADAAAALPELIELLRDSVDGGASVGFLPPLSEGEAHGYWADALAELANGQRVLLVARLDDRAVGTAQLGLAAKPNARHRAEVQKLLVHSRARRMGIARALMTALEEQARRLGLTLLVLDTRQGDPSERLYAAHGYTLAGIIPQYARNGDGGLDATVLYYKILD from the coding sequence ATGCTACAGATCGAGCGGATCGCGCCGGCCGACGCGGCCGCAGCGCTGCCGGAGCTGATCGAGCTGCTACGCGACAGCGTCGACGGCGGTGCGTCGGTCGGGTTCCTACCACCACTGAGCGAGGGCGAGGCGCACGGCTACTGGGCCGACGCGCTGGCCGAGCTGGCGAATGGGCAGCGGGTGCTGCTGGTGGCGCGGCTGGATGACCGAGCAGTCGGTACTGCGCAGCTGGGGCTGGCGGCTAAACCGAACGCGCGCCACCGCGCCGAGGTGCAGAAGCTGCTGGTTCACAGCCGCGCGCGCCGGATGGGAATCGCCCGCGCGCTGATGACGGCGCTCGAGGAACAGGCCCGGCGCCTCGGACTCACGCTGCTGGTGCTCGACACGCGCCAGGGCGACCCATCCGAGCGGCTGTACGCAGCGCACGGCTACACGCTGGCGGGCATCATCCCGCAGTACGCGCGCAACGGCGACGGTGGGCTAGACGCGACTGTACTCTACTATAAGATCCTCGACTAG
- the ltaE gene encoding low-specificity L-threonine aldolase, which produces MRTIDLRSDTVTLPTPAMRQAIAEAALGDDVYGEDPTVNRLEALAAEHVGKPAALLVASGTMGNLCALLAHCARGDEAIVGDESHIYHYEAGGPAVLGGVALHVVPTLPGGELPLAALAEAIRDPNDPHEAITRLICLENTHNRCGGVVLPLEYMRAVHTLAHAHGLSVHLDGARLFNAAVALGVSVREITQHTDSVQFCLSKGLAAPVGSILAGDAELIARARRVRKLVGGSMRQAGIIAAAGIIALEQMVERLAEDHANARMLAEGLASFPQIAIDLASVQSDIVIFKLREGTSTPGALVRALAQRGVLVGEIGRGYIRAVTHYGLDAGDIEEALEIVRATLADRG; this is translated from the coding sequence ATGCGAACAATCGATCTGCGCAGCGATACAGTGACGCTGCCAACCCCAGCAATGCGCCAGGCAATCGCCGAGGCAGCGCTGGGCGACGATGTGTACGGCGAAGATCCGACCGTCAACCGGCTCGAGGCGCTGGCAGCCGAGCATGTTGGCAAGCCGGCGGCGCTGCTGGTGGCCAGCGGCACTATGGGCAACCTGTGCGCGCTACTGGCGCACTGCGCGCGCGGCGACGAGGCGATCGTCGGCGATGAGTCGCACATCTACCACTACGAGGCCGGTGGCCCGGCCGTGCTGGGCGGCGTAGCGCTGCATGTAGTGCCGACACTGCCAGGCGGCGAGCTGCCGCTGGCTGCGCTGGCCGAAGCCATCCGCGACCCCAACGACCCGCACGAGGCTATCACGCGGCTGATCTGCCTCGAGAACACGCACAATCGCTGTGGTGGGGTGGTGCTGCCCCTCGAGTACATGCGCGCAGTACACACGCTGGCGCACGCGCATGGGCTGAGTGTGCATCTCGATGGCGCACGGCTGTTCAATGCGGCGGTGGCGCTGGGTGTGAGCGTGCGCGAGATCACGCAGCATACCGACAGTGTGCAGTTCTGCCTCTCGAAAGGCCTGGCCGCGCCGGTTGGCTCGATCCTCGCCGGCGACGCCGAGCTGATCGCGCGGGCGCGCCGCGTGCGCAAGCTGGTGGGCGGCAGCATGCGCCAGGCCGGCATCATCGCGGCGGCCGGCATCATCGCGCTCGAGCAGATGGTTGAGCGGCTGGCCGAAGATCATGCCAACGCACGCATGCTGGCCGAGGGCCTGGCCAGCTTTCCGCAGATCGCGATCGACCTGGCGAGTGTGCAGAGCGATATTGTGATCTTTAAGCTGCGCGAGGGCACCAGCACGCCAGGTGCGCTGGTGCGCGCGCTGGCCCAGCGCGGTGTGCTGGTGGGCGAGATCGGCCGCGGCTATATTCGCGCAGTCACACACTACGGCCTCGACGCGGGCGATATCGAGGAGGCGCTGGAGATCGTGCGCGCGACGCTGGCCGATCGGGGGTAG